Proteins found in one Manduca sexta isolate Smith_Timp_Sample1 chromosome 8, JHU_Msex_v1.0, whole genome shotgun sequence genomic segment:
- the LOC115448323 gene encoding clavesin-1 produces the protein MKTDIKMWSFEEIAFQAEMNRHEDPDSEEDAFVLCGEDPTTRNKKIVEFRNLIKERNECHPHRTDDAYLLRFLRARQSIPARAHRLLVRYCNFREANPHLWRDVDWFGLTRLGSVFEGVLYDRPDVGRIIICRLGLWDPDKLPVEDLIRGCLLLLEIGIMQPKLQIVGGTGLLDCEGLTMKHMRQFSPSIALQAMNVMGYSFPLHQRGIHIINCSRFFETLFPLFKRLAPADDLWKKVYMHGYDITSLHRYVDPECLPKRYGGYRDPVSLERWLTKIKEYKNKSFDNDMRNLGYGVD, from the exons ACTGATATCAAGATGTGGTCGTTTGAGGAGATCGCCTTCCAGGCAGAGATGAACCGGCACGAAGATCCTGACTCCGAGGAGGACGCTTTCGTGCTGTGTGGAGAGGACCCTACCACCAGGAATAAGAAGATTGTGGAATTCAGGAATTTGATTAAAG aaagAAACGAGTGTCACCCACACAGAACTGATGACGCGTATTTGCTGCGATTTCTAAGAGCCAGACAGTCGATACCAGCGCGGGCTCATCGTTTG ttagtACGTTACTGCAATTTCCGAGAAGCGAATCCGCACTTATGGCGAGACGTGGACTGGTTCGGCTTGACACGGCTCGGGAGCGTCTTCGAAGGAGTACTCTACGACAGACCTGATGTGGGAAGAATCATTATTTGCAGATTAG GGTTATGGGACCCAGACAAGCTTCCAGTGGAGGACCTGATCCGAGGATGTCTTCTGCTACTGGAGATCGGCATCATGCAGCCAAAGCTGCAGATAGTGGGCGGCACCGGCCTGCTGGACTGCGAGGGTCTCACTATGAAGCACATGAGACAGTTCTCGCCGTCAATAGCCTTACAAGCCATGAATGTTATGGGG TACTCCTTCCCACTTCATCAACGCGGGATTCACATCATTAACTGCTCGAGGTTCTTCGAAACACTGTTCCCGCTGTTCAAGAGGCTCGCCCCAGCAGATGATCTCTGGAAGAAGGTCTACATGCACGGTTATGACATCACTTCCTTACACAG GTACGTAGATCCAGAATGTCTCCCAAAACGGTACGGTGGGTATCGTGATCCAGTATCTTTAGAAAGGTGGCTCACGAAGATCAAGGAGTACAAAAATAAGAGCTTCGACAATGACATGAGAAATCTAGGCTATGGAGTTGATTAG
- the LOC115448322 gene encoding alpha-tocopherol transfer protein: MPFIDIAFQAEISRYEDPEFEEFAKKNCNENFETRGKAIDELRRMIREKGECCPRRLDDAYCLRFLRCRRFIPALAHKLMVRYEEFRHKNAYLYNCDAFGLQKVKDVYGGTLPESPDNGRIILMRFGRWDPDAVPIDDVVRCALIMDEIAVMQPKLQILGVTIIVDLEGLSLRHVRHLTPTIAYQIVSLMGVSFPLPMHGLHIIRYSWILNSIFYLFKQFMPAAVWSRLHFHGSDMASLHKYIDPEYLPPEYGGRCRHVVTTEEWLAKVYKYRDDFLVQELRDLGFYVK; the protein is encoded by the exons ATGCCTttcattgacattgcgtttcaAGCTGAAATCAGTAGATACGAAGATCCAGAGTTCGAAGAATTTGCGAAAAAAAACTGCAATGAGAACTTTGAAACAAGAGGTAAAGCGATTGACGAACTGAGAAGGATGATACGCG AGAAAGGCGAGTGCTGCCCGCGGCGGCTCGACGACGCGTATTGTCTCAGGTTTCTGCGGTGTCGCAGGTTCATACCGGCTTTGGCGCATAAAttg ATGGTACGTTACGAAGAGTTTCGTCACAAAAACGCCTATTTATACAACTGTGATGCATTCGGGCTGCAGAAAGTCAAGGATGTATACGGAGGCACGTTGCCAGAGAGTCCGGACAATGGGCGAATAATATTAATGAGGTTTG gtcGTTGGGACCCTGACGCGGTGCCAATAGACGACGTGGTCCGTTGCGCGCTCATTATGGATGAGATCGCGGTTATGCAGCCCAAACTGCAAATTCTGGGCGTCACCATCATAGTAGACCTGGAAGGGCTGAGCTTACGACACGTGAGGCATTTAACGCCGACAATCGCCTATCAGATAGTCAGTCTTATGGGG GTTTCGTTTCCTTTACCAATGCATGGGCTTCACATCATAAGATACAGTTGGATTTTAAACTCAATCTTCTACCTATTCAAGCAATTTATGCCCGCTGCCGTATGGAGTCGTCTTCATTTCCATGGCTCCGACATGGCCTCTCTTCACAAATATATAGACCCTGAGTATTTGCCACCGGAATACGGTGGAAGATGTAGGCATGTGGTGACCACTGAGGAATGGTTAGCTAAAGTGTACAAATACAGAGATGACTTTTTAGTACAAGAGTTGAGGGACCTgggtttttatgttaaataa